In a genomic window of Gloeocapsopsis dulcis:
- a CDS encoding alpha/beta hydrolase, producing the protein MSLEVITVPPMTGEPPKGVIVVLHGWGANAQDLASLSQLLNLPDYQLLFPNAPFPHPYVSTGRMWYNLEREYQGQGLAESRQLLMEWLQSLESTTAVPLSRTVLGGFSQGGAMTLDVGLTLPLAGLTSLSGYLHPISQLTTVTYPPILLVHGRQDYVVPLSAAISAREQLMQLGVAVQYHEFEMGHEIRPEAIPVIRNFVLAALSGESKKSFLN; encoded by the coding sequence CTGTCTTTAGAAGTGATTACCGTTCCCCCAATGACAGGGGAACCACCAAAGGGAGTTATTGTGGTTTTGCATGGTTGGGGCGCAAATGCTCAAGATTTAGCCTCGCTATCACAACTATTAAACTTGCCTGACTACCAACTTTTATTTCCTAATGCACCTTTTCCACATCCTTATGTTTCTACGGGGAGAATGTGGTATAATTTAGAGCGTGAATATCAAGGTCAGGGGCTAGCAGAAAGTCGTCAATTGTTAATGGAGTGGCTACAGTCGCTCGAAAGTACGACTGCAGTTCCATTATCTCGCACGGTTTTAGGTGGATTTTCTCAAGGCGGAGCAATGACTTTAGATGTAGGGCTAACCCTACCCTTAGCTGGTTTAACTAGTTTAAGTGGCTATTTGCATCCCATAAGTCAATTAACAACTGTTACCTATCCTCCCATTTTACTCGTACATGGACGTCAAGATTACGTTGTTCCCCTAAGTGCAGCTATCTCTGCACGAGAGCAATTAATGCAATTAGGTGTTGCAGTGCAGTATCATGAATTTGAAATGGGGCATGAAATTCGTCCAGAAGCGATTCCAGTCATACGTAATTTTGTCCTAGCAGCATTATCTGGAGAAAGTAAAAAAAGTTTCTTAAATTAA
- the pruA gene encoding L-glutamate gamma-semialdehyde dehydrogenase, which produces MVLQVEKSNYEAKTQEIARQLLAATRDRSFFAGLRDQMRWDDKLLAWAMSNPGLRVQLFRFIDCLPALHSKSEIAAHLQEYLADPSVELPTALKGMLNFASPDSMPGQVAATTVSTAVEALAHKYIAGENIKQVLKTIERLRKEKMAFTIDILGEAVITEVEAQYYLDRYLELMEQLAEAAKNWTPVAQIDQADNQPISKVQVSVKLTAFYSQFDPLDAQGSEAKVSSRIRILLRRAAELGVAVHFDMEQYAYKDITLAILKKLLLEDEFRSRTDIGITIQAYLRDSEQDVRDLISWVKQRGYPLTVRLVKGAYWDQETIKAAQKDWEQPVFNDKAATDVNFEKITQILLENHEYIYSAIGSHNVRSQAHAIAIAETLNIPRRRFEMQVLYGMGDKLAKALVERGYRVRVYCPYGELLPGMAYLIRRLLENTANSSFLRQNMEERPVEELIAPPKVSSNPSSLTPHPSPLFANAADVDFSKMEHRERSQQVFAAVRQQLGKTYLPLINGEYVNTQQSIDSLNPSNPSEIIGKVGLLSVEQAEQAMQAAKTAFPAWKRTPASDRAKILRKAADLMEQRRAELSCWIVLEVGKPVREADAEVSEAIDFCRYYADEMERLDKGVNYDIPGENNRYHYQPRGIAVVISPWNFPLAIATGMTVAALVTGNCTLLKPAETSSVIAAKLAEILVDAGIPKGVFQYVPGKGSQVGAYFVNHPDTHLIAFTGSQEVGCRIYADAAILKPGQKHLKRVIAEMGGKNAIIVDESADLDQAVAGVVQSAFGYSGQKCSACSRVIVLEPIYETFIQRVAEAVRSLNIGAAELPSTQVGPVIDATAQARIKEYIEKGRAEAEVAVELSAPDTGYFIDPVVFSEVSPTATIAQEEIFGPVVAVIRVKDFAEAIAVANGTNYALTGGIYSRTPSHIDIAQQEFEVGNLYINRTITGAIVARQPFGGFKLSGVGSKAGGPDYLLQFLEPRHSTENIQRQGFAPIEGAD; this is translated from the coding sequence GTGGTATTACAAGTAGAAAAAAGCAACTACGAAGCTAAAACGCAGGAAATCGCAAGACAACTTCTAGCCGCGACACGCGATCGCTCGTTTTTTGCTGGGTTACGCGACCAAATGCGCTGGGATGATAAACTTTTAGCCTGGGCGATGAGTAATCCAGGGTTGCGCGTACAGTTATTTCGCTTCATTGACTGCTTACCCGCACTGCACAGTAAATCGGAAATTGCCGCCCACTTACAAGAGTACTTAGCAGATCCCTCGGTAGAACTTCCCACAGCACTCAAGGGAATGCTCAACTTCGCTTCTCCCGATTCAATGCCAGGACAAGTTGCGGCGACGACAGTATCAACAGCAGTAGAAGCACTAGCACATAAGTATATTGCTGGGGAAAATATCAAACAAGTCCTCAAAACGATTGAGCGTCTGCGTAAAGAAAAAATGGCGTTTACAATTGATATTCTAGGTGAAGCCGTTATCACCGAAGTTGAAGCGCAGTATTATCTCGATCGCTACTTAGAATTAATGGAACAACTAGCAGAAGCTGCTAAGAATTGGACACCAGTAGCGCAAATCGACCAAGCTGATAATCAACCGATATCAAAAGTTCAAGTTTCAGTCAAATTAACCGCGTTTTACTCGCAGTTCGATCCATTAGATGCCCAAGGTAGCGAAGCGAAAGTCAGTTCGCGCATTCGGATTCTTTTACGTCGTGCAGCGGAATTAGGCGTAGCAGTTCACTTTGACATGGAACAGTACGCTTACAAAGATATTACGCTGGCGATCCTCAAAAAATTATTGCTCGAAGACGAGTTCCGCAGTCGTACCGATATTGGCATCACAATTCAAGCGTATCTGCGTGACAGCGAACAAGATGTCCGTGATTTGATTTCTTGGGTAAAACAGCGCGGTTATCCATTAACGGTACGCTTAGTCAAAGGGGCGTATTGGGATCAAGAAACGATTAAAGCCGCTCAAAAAGATTGGGAACAACCAGTATTTAATGATAAAGCTGCAACAGATGTCAATTTTGAGAAAATAACTCAAATATTACTCGAAAATCACGAATATATTTATTCAGCCATCGGTAGTCATAACGTGCGATCGCAAGCCCATGCAATTGCTATAGCTGAAACTTTAAATATCCCCCGCCGTCGCTTTGAAATGCAAGTTCTCTACGGAATGGGAGATAAACTCGCTAAAGCCCTCGTAGAACGTGGCTATCGCGTACGAGTATATTGTCCCTACGGTGAATTACTCCCAGGGATGGCGTATTTGATTCGCCGCTTGCTTGAAAATACAGCCAATAGTTCCTTCCTCCGTCAAAATATGGAAGAACGCCCCGTAGAAGAACTAATCGCCCCCCCCAAAGTATCATCTAACCCCTCATCCCTCACCCCTCATCCCTCACCCCTCTTTGCCAACGCCGCAGATGTAGATTTTTCTAAAATGGAACACAGAGAACGATCGCAACAAGTATTTGCAGCAGTACGCCAGCAGCTTGGTAAAACTTACCTACCGTTAATTAATGGTGAGTACGTCAACACTCAACAAAGCATTGATTCGCTCAATCCTTCTAACCCCAGCGAAATTATCGGTAAAGTAGGTTTATTGTCGGTAGAACAAGCCGAACAAGCTATGCAAGCCGCTAAAACTGCGTTTCCTGCATGGAAACGGACACCTGCAAGCGATCGCGCAAAAATATTGCGTAAAGCTGCTGATTTGATGGAACAACGCCGTGCGGAGTTATCGTGTTGGATTGTCTTAGAAGTTGGTAAACCTGTACGCGAAGCGGATGCAGAAGTTTCAGAAGCAATCGACTTTTGTCGTTACTATGCGGATGAAATGGAACGGCTAGATAAAGGAGTCAACTACGATATCCCTGGGGAGAATAACCGCTATCACTACCAACCACGGGGAATTGCTGTAGTCATTTCACCCTGGAATTTTCCGTTAGCGATCGCAACCGGAATGACTGTTGCAGCATTAGTTACAGGAAATTGTACTTTACTCAAACCCGCAGAAACATCCTCCGTCATTGCTGCCAAACTTGCCGAAATTTTAGTTGACGCAGGAATTCCCAAAGGCGTATTTCAATACGTTCCTGGTAAAGGTTCGCAAGTTGGTGCTTACTTTGTTAATCACCCTGATACGCACTTAATCGCGTTTACTGGTTCGCAAGAAGTCGGTTGTCGCATTTATGCTGATGCGGCAATCTTAAAACCTGGACAAAAGCACTTAAAACGCGTCATTGCCGAGATGGGCGGGAAAAACGCAATCATTGTTGATGAAAGTGCAGATTTAGATCAAGCCGTTGCTGGTGTTGTGCAATCAGCATTTGGTTACAGCGGACAAAAATGTTCGGCGTGTTCGCGGGTTATTGTTCTCGAACCGATTTATGAAACTTTTATTCAACGAGTCGCCGAAGCAGTGCGATCGCTGAATATCGGTGCAGCCGAGTTACCAAGTACACAAGTAGGTCCTGTGATCGACGCTACTGCCCAAGCACGCATTAAAGAATATATTGAAAAAGGACGTGCGGAAGCTGAAGTTGCAGTAGAACTTTCAGCACCAGATACCGGATATTTTATTGATCCAGTCGTCTTTAGTGAAGTTTCACCTACAGCAACAATTGCTCAAGAAGAAATTTTTGGTCCTGTTGTTGCCGTCATACGCGTGAAAGATTTCGCTGAGGCGATTGCGGTTGCTAACGGGACAAACTACGCCTTAACTGGAGGAATTTACTCGCGGACTCCTTCGCATATCGACATTGCCCAGCAAGAATTTGAAGTTGGTAACTTGTATATCAATCGCACGATTACAGGTGCAATTGTAGCAAGACAACCTTTTGGTGGCTTTAAGCTTTCTGGGGTTGGTTCAAAAGCTGGAGGACCTGATTATCTTCTGCAATTCCTCGAACCCCGCCATAGTACTGAAAATATTCAACGTCAGGGCTTTGCACCAATTGAAGGTGCTGATTAG
- a CDS encoding DUF1349 domain-containing protein codes for MKWLNEPAHWSSSGNQIIVNTLPKTDFWRVTHYGFIRDNGHFYYDQVNTDFVVEVEIHGEYKDLYDQAGIMVRSDENHWIKTGIEYVEGLQHSISAVVTHNYSDWSVTPLLTPPPSLRLRVERRKEAIHIFYVDASLKYSLLRLAYFPTMQEVQVGIMCASPEGSGYQVVFDDYRLTKQPAV; via the coding sequence ATGAAATGGCTCAATGAACCTGCCCATTGGTCAAGTTCTGGTAATCAAATCATCGTTAATACATTGCCTAAAACTGATTTCTGGCGCGTCACACACTATGGCTTCATTCGCGACAACGGACACTTTTATTACGATCAGGTAAATACGGATTTTGTAGTGGAAGTTGAGATACACGGGGAGTACAAGGATTTGTACGATCAAGCCGGTATTATGGTTCGTTCAGATGAGAATCATTGGATTAAAACAGGCATAGAATATGTTGAAGGATTGCAGCATTCTATAAGTGCTGTTGTCACGCATAACTACTCAGATTGGTCTGTAACGCCACTTCTAACGCCGCCGCCGTCGCTTCGTCTACGTGTTGAGCGTCGCAAAGAAGCTATCCATATTTTCTATGTAGATGCCAGCTTGAAATACTCCCTGCTTAGACTAGCTTACTTCCCGACAATGCAGGAAGTTCAGGTCGGTATTATGTGTGCCTCACCAGAAGGATCAGGATATCAAGTCGTGTTTGATGATTATCGGTTGACTAAGCAGCCCGCAGTTTAA
- the isiD gene encoding protein IsiD, which produces MRETLSLSKQDIATITATDVEALATRLERDDYTNVFDGLKDWHLLRAIAFQRPELVEPYVYLLDLEPYDEA; this is translated from the coding sequence ATGAGGGAAACTTTGAGCCTATCAAAGCAAGATATTGCCACTATAACTGCTACTGATGTAGAAGCCCTGGCTACACGGCTAGAAAGGGACGACTACACAAATGTCTTTGATGGTTTAAAAGATTGGCATTTGCTCCGCGCGATCGCTTTTCAGCGCCCTGAGTTAGTAGAACCGTATGTTTATTTATTAGACTTAGAGCCGTATGATGAGGCTTGA
- the coaBC gene encoding bifunctional phosphopantothenoylcysteine decarboxylase/phosphopantothenate--cysteine ligase CoaBC has protein sequence MEPVQRVLIGIGGGIAAYKVCEVISTLFKAGVQVRVILTDSAQQFITPLTVATLSRHPAYTDADFWQPHQRPLHIELGEWADVFLIAPLTANTLSKLSYGIADNLLTNTVLASRCPVLLAPAMNTEMWQQVAVQRNWQQLLTDLRFHALAPGYGLLACDRVGAGRMAEPAEIVTGVQSLLHTSGKRDLLGKRVLISAGGTREYLDPVRFIGNPSTGKMGLALVQAALHRGAYVTLVHAPIEWAVPQGVQAIAGVNAHQMQQAMLENFADADLTVMSAAVADVKPAEYSQEKLPKRSLPEQLPLAPVPDIVAELGRRKQPHQRLIGFAAQTGDIITPARQKLQQKKLDAIVANPIDKPNVGFGSDFNSAVFLDNQGRQIEIPHCSKLKLAHQLFDFVSGLYSRGQKTEVRSHSDLS, from the coding sequence ATGGAACCAGTGCAACGGGTATTAATTGGTATCGGTGGAGGAATCGCGGCTTACAAGGTTTGTGAAGTCATTTCCACGCTGTTTAAAGCTGGAGTGCAAGTACGAGTTATTCTTACAGATTCAGCACAGCAGTTTATTACACCACTAACAGTTGCTACGTTATCACGTCACCCAGCATATACAGATGCGGATTTTTGGCAACCTCATCAACGCCCACTGCATATTGAACTCGGTGAGTGGGCGGATGTTTTTTTAATTGCGCCGCTGACAGCAAATACGCTCTCCAAGTTAAGCTACGGTATCGCAGATAATCTGTTAACAAATACGGTTCTTGCGTCTAGATGTCCTGTACTGTTAGCACCAGCGATGAATACGGAAATGTGGCAACAAGTCGCAGTGCAACGCAATTGGCAACAACTCTTGACAGATTTAAGGTTTCATGCATTAGCACCTGGTTATGGTTTACTTGCGTGCGATCGCGTCGGTGCAGGACGCATGGCAGAACCAGCGGAAATTGTCACTGGAGTTCAATCTTTACTTCACACATCTGGGAAGCGCGACTTACTGGGCAAACGCGTACTAATTAGTGCAGGGGGAACGCGCGAATATTTAGATCCAGTGCGGTTTATCGGTAATCCCTCAACAGGGAAAATGGGATTAGCTTTGGTGCAAGCAGCATTACATCGTGGGGCATATGTAACTTTAGTTCACGCACCGATTGAGTGGGCTGTACCACAAGGAGTACAGGCGATCGCAGGTGTCAATGCACACCAAATGCAGCAAGCCATGCTGGAAAACTTTGCTGATGCTGATTTAACTGTAATGTCCGCAGCTGTCGCCGATGTTAAACCTGCCGAGTATAGTCAAGAAAAGTTACCAAAGCGATCGCTTCCAGAACAGTTACCTTTAGCACCCGTCCCCGACATTGTGGCAGAACTCGGACGCCGCAAACAGCCCCACCAACGCCTAATTGGTTTTGCCGCACAAACCGGAGATATCATAACTCCTGCACGGCAAAAATTACAGCAAAAGAAGCTGGATGCGATCGTGGCAAATCCGATTGATAAACCTAATGTTGGTTTTGGCAGTGATTTTAACTCAGCAGTGTTTTTAGACAATCAAGGACGCCAAATAGAAATTCCTCACTGTAGTAAACTCAAGCTTGCTCATCAGTTATTTGATTTTGTTAGTGGATTGTATAGTAGAGGTCAGAAAACCGAGGTCAGGTCTCATTCTGATTTGTCTTGA
- a CDS encoding restriction endonuclease subunit R: MLTVDARNLSLKDVHQVLKLKRKSNQSFTELLPLEPLTNHEQEDLDKIRNNFDSYYAEAKISEGQVKFLFLSPLLWLAGFYQPSIKITLEENIVDIFIEDEDTLIKGRMDILAVNNTVQKTGYPLFWIMVVEAKNSSINALEGLPQLLTYASKSLEDQESVWGLTTNGVDYRFVYLKQGNPSTYQLLPQLNLLDSESSIQILQVLKAICKIQHTPESD; the protein is encoded by the coding sequence ATGCTAACTGTTGATGCTAGGAATTTATCTTTAAAGGACGTGCATCAGGTTTTAAAGCTTAAACGAAAATCTAATCAATCTTTTACTGAGCTATTACCATTAGAGCCGTTAACTAACCACGAGCAAGAAGATCTAGATAAGATTCGTAATAATTTTGATAGTTATTATGCAGAAGCAAAAATTTCTGAAGGGCAAGTTAAATTTTTATTTCTGTCTCCTTTGCTCTGGCTAGCAGGTTTTTATCAACCTAGCATCAAAATAACATTGGAGGAAAACATTGTAGATATCTTTATTGAAGACGAAGATACTCTGATCAAAGGTAGGATGGATATTTTAGCTGTCAACAATACAGTGCAAAAAACAGGCTATCCACTATTTTGGATAATGGTAGTTGAAGCAAAAAATAGTAGTATTAACGCTCTAGAGGGACTACCTCAACTACTAACATACGCATCCAAAAGTCTAGAAGATCAAGAATCAGTTTGGGGTTTAACTACCAACGGAGTTGATTATCGATTTGTATATTTGAAACAAGGCAATCCTTCAACTTATCAGCTGCTGCCACAACTCAATTTACTTGATAGTGAATCATCAATCCAGATACTACAAGTATTAAAAGCTATCTGTAAAATTCAGCACACTCCAGAATCCGATTAG
- a CDS encoding WGxxGxxG family protein, whose translation MKHSLLDKLVLASIAFSLATLPLTVPAIAQATGTGTGIETTTPGGTTGGTTAPGTDTGLGGTTTPGTTPGGTAPGTTTTPDNDTTTGGTIPGEPTYGGTTGTTTETQTEGRTGGSWGWLGLLGLLGLANLFRKPAEPAYRDPNSINTGAGTTR comes from the coding sequence ATGAAACATTCTCTTTTAGATAAACTTGTTTTGGCAAGTATTGCTTTTAGTTTAGCTACTCTGCCTTTGACGGTTCCTGCGATCGCACAAGCTACTGGTACTGGCACAGGAATAGAAACCACTACTCCTGGCGGTACTACTGGAGGAACGACTGCACCTGGTACTGATACAGGATTGGGTGGCACTACTACACCTGGTACTACCCCAGGTGGCACAGCCCCAGGCACTACAACTACACCGGACAATGACACAACAACAGGTGGCACAATTCCAGGAGAACCTACATACGGCGGTACAACTGGTACTACTACAGAAACCCAGACTGAGGGAAGAACAGGCGGTTCTTGGGGTTGGCTAGGTTTACTAGGTTTACTTGGCTTAGCTAACTTATTCCGCAAGCCTGCTGAACCAGCATATCGCGATCCTAATTCAATCAATACAGGTGCGGGAACTACCAGGTAG
- a CDS encoding TspO/MBR family protein: protein MLKPWMVIGGITLLIALATLFLRPRDTQWAKNLKRPKWLVFEPLIPVIWTIVFTGGALSAATIWERDPGSLPTWLLMGLYLLLEIITVTYIPATLRSHNLKVGTILGGSGVILGIILILLVWNISGVAALLLLPYLLWSPVGTYTTWEMMQLNPEAV, encoded by the coding sequence ATGCTTAAACCTTGGATGGTTATTGGAGGGATAACGCTTTTAATTGCCCTAGCTACTCTTTTTTTAAGACCGCGAGATACACAATGGGCAAAAAACTTAAAGCGACCGAAATGGTTAGTTTTTGAGCCACTGATTCCTGTGATTTGGACAATAGTTTTTACGGGTGGAGCTTTATCGGCTGCAACTATCTGGGAACGCGATCCTGGTAGCTTACCAACTTGGCTATTAATGGGACTTTACTTGTTGTTAGAAATAATCACAGTTACTTATATTCCTGCCACATTGCGATCGCACAATCTCAAAGTAGGGACAATACTAGGAGGCAGTGGAGTCATTCTAGGCATAATACTTATACTCCTTGTTTGGAATATCTCAGGTGTAGCAGCTTTGCTGCTCTTACCATACCTTCTTTGGAGTCCAGTTGGTACTTACACAACTTGGGAAATGATGCAGCTTAACCCAGAAGCCGTGTAA